A window of Mangifera indica cultivar Alphonso chromosome 13, CATAS_Mindica_2.1, whole genome shotgun sequence contains these coding sequences:
- the LOC123194142 gene encoding uncharacterized protein LOC123194142, protein MDWFSWLSNTSIEPSLVYEYGLSFARNQLQKEDLTCFDHEFLQSMGVSVAKHRLEILKLAKKEVGGGRNTLSRLILAINNAKKKIGRRIHKWVFHEVGSTKAFPEPTPPARYQERWKAALKGNYESGKEFQAERMAKSGPLPLVQDKLAVTNGSLKLSGPLNTNMQDRLLFTYRSPVSSGHLDGPIYAHRSPKLSGHRRPPSPRIYTDHGKSKENFGANYDDHSLWAAHFQDLRPT, encoded by the coding sequence ATGGATTGGTTCTCTTGGTTATCGAACACCAGCATTGAGCCATCACTAGTATACGAATATGGCCTTTCCTTTGCTCGCAATCAGCTCCAGAAGGAGGATTTAACTTGCTTCGACCATGAGTTTCTCCAGAGTATGGGCGTTTCAGTGGCCAAGCATAGGCTGGAAATACTAAAGCTTGCCAAGAAGGAAGTTGGAGGAGGTCGTAATACCCTCTCCAGGCTTATTTTGGCGATCAACAATGCCAAGAAAAAGATTGGCAGGCGGATTCATAAGTGGGTTTTCCATGAAGTTGGATCCACAAAGGCATTTCCGGAGCCAACCCCACCTGCTCGTTACCAAGAGCGATGGAAAGCAGCATTGAAAGGCAATTACGAGAGTGGAAAGGAGTTTCAGGCAGAGAGGATGGCAAAATCTGGGCCATTGCCATTGGTGCAAGACAAGTTGGCTGTCACAAATGGAAGCTTGAAGCTGTCTGGGCCTCTGAACACTAACATGCAAGACAGATTGCTCTTCACTTACAGGAGCCCAGTATCTTCTGGTCATCTGGATGGACCTATATACGCACATAGAAGTCCAAAGTTATCAGGGCATAGACGACCTCCAAGCCCAAGGATTTACACAGACCACGGCAAGAGCAAGGAAAACTTTGGCGCTAATTATGATGATCATTCGTTGTGGGCAGCACATTTTCAAGATCTGAGACCTACTTGA
- the LOC123195053 gene encoding uncharacterized protein LOC123195053 isoform X1 has product MDSLLANYASSDDDEEQPQQQTTSSFVSTLPKPNSSSLFISLPQPHKNPISKTPIPPKPTSDSGNSSFFSSLPQPKSLNSQPPEKFTKRVVRIIPTIKSNDFDEDDEDEEEEKQRKKRKESQILNRDSSVKSFLSSIPAPKSSATLGVLHANQGSGRRSIIETEAPAASSSGLDSMNESSAKRNEVSYASYELSTDQNEIDYANQYPSAGNCASNEIVSDHNTVDYPNHYQNEENYASGNVGSDQNVGNYENCVGYESGIDPNVHGIHDSSYVNYGSDNGLEDYRQFGLGAMVQQTDGFRVPRKRAKNEIPIEIVEVKQEELMKDRPREDQVKLTGKAFGPSYLPVSTKGKPSKLHKRKHQIGSLYFDMKQNEMELAERRARGLQTKSQTQGKYGW; this is encoded by the exons ATGGATTCTTTGTTAGCCAACTACGCTTCTTCAGACGACGACGAAGAGCAACCACAACAACAAACCACGTCCTCCTTCGTTTCAACTCTTCCCAAACCTAATTCTTCCTCTCTCTTCATTTCTCTCCCCCAACCCCACAAAAACCCCATCTCCAAAACCCCAATTCCACCCAAACCCACTTCTGATTCCGGCAATTCCTCCTTTTTCTCTTCACTTCCGCAACCCAAATCTCTGAACTCACAACCGCCCGAAAAATTTACCAAAAGGGTTGTGCGAATCATCCCTACGATTAAGTCAAACGATTTTGATGAAGACgacgaagatgaagaagaggagaaaCAACGAAAGAAGCGGAAAGAGTCCCAAATCTTGAATCGAGATTCTTCAGTGAAGTCTTTTTTGTCGAGCATTCCGGCTCCCAAGAGTTCTGCAACATTGGGGGTTCTTCATGCTAATCAGGGTTCTGGACGAAGATCCATTATCGAAACGGAAGCTCCTGCTGCAAGTTCAAGCGGTTTAGATTCTATGAATGAATCGAGTGCGAAAAGAAATGAGGTTAGTTATGCGAGTTATGAATTGAGTACTGATCAAAATGAAATAGATTATGCAAATCAGTATCCAAGTGCAGGAAATTGTGCGAGTAATGAAATTGTTAGTGATCATAATACTGTAGATTATCCAAATCATtatcaaaatgaagaaaactatGCGAGTGGTAATGTAGGTAGTGATCAGAATGTAGGAAATTACGAGAATTGTGTTGGTTATGAATCTGGTATTGACCCGAATGTGCATGGTATCCATGATTCGAGCTATGTGAATTATGGGAGTGATAATGGCCTCGAAGATTACAGGCAATTTGGGTTGGGGGCAATGGTGCAACAGACAGATGGTTTTAGAGTGCCAAGGAAGAGAGCTAAAAATGAGATTCCAATTGAGATAGTTGAGGTAAAGCAAGAGGAGTTGATGAAGGATCGGCCACGTGAGGACCAGGTCAAGTTAACTGGAAAAGCATTTGGACCTTCTTATCTG CCTGTTTCAACAAAGGGGAAGCCTTCAAAGCTGCACAAGAGGAAGCATCAAATTGGTTcattgtattttgatatgaagcAGAACGAAATGGAACTAGCAGAACGGCGAGCAAGAGGACTTCAGACTAAATCACAAACACAAGGCAAATATGGATGGTGA
- the LOC123195053 gene encoding uncharacterized protein LOC123195053 isoform X2: MDSLLANYASSDDDEEQPQQQTTSSFVSTLPKPNSSSLFISLPQPHKNPISKTPIPPKPTSDSGNSSFFSSLPQPKSLNSQPPEKFTKRVVRIIPTIKSNDFDEDDEDEEEEKQRKKRKESQILNRDSSVKSFLSSIPAPKSSATLGVLHANQGSGRRSIIETEAPAASSSGLDSMNESSAKRNEVSYASYELSTDQNEIDYANQYPSAGNCASNEIVSDHNTVDYPNHYQNEENYASGNVGSDQNVGNYENCVGYESGIDPNVHGIHDSSYVNYGSDNGLEDYRQFGLGAMVQQTDGFRVPRKRAKNEIPIEIVEVKQEELMKDRPREDQVKLTGKAFGPSYLGWVAWLRSLVSVKRL; the protein is encoded by the exons ATGGATTCTTTGTTAGCCAACTACGCTTCTTCAGACGACGACGAAGAGCAACCACAACAACAAACCACGTCCTCCTTCGTTTCAACTCTTCCCAAACCTAATTCTTCCTCTCTCTTCATTTCTCTCCCCCAACCCCACAAAAACCCCATCTCCAAAACCCCAATTCCACCCAAACCCACTTCTGATTCCGGCAATTCCTCCTTTTTCTCTTCACTTCCGCAACCCAAATCTCTGAACTCACAACCGCCCGAAAAATTTACCAAAAGGGTTGTGCGAATCATCCCTACGATTAAGTCAAACGATTTTGATGAAGACgacgaagatgaagaagaggagaaaCAACGAAAGAAGCGGAAAGAGTCCCAAATCTTGAATCGAGATTCTTCAGTGAAGTCTTTTTTGTCGAGCATTCCGGCTCCCAAGAGTTCTGCAACATTGGGGGTTCTTCATGCTAATCAGGGTTCTGGACGAAGATCCATTATCGAAACGGAAGCTCCTGCTGCAAGTTCAAGCGGTTTAGATTCTATGAATGAATCGAGTGCGAAAAGAAATGAGGTTAGTTATGCGAGTTATGAATTGAGTACTGATCAAAATGAAATAGATTATGCAAATCAGTATCCAAGTGCAGGAAATTGTGCGAGTAATGAAATTGTTAGTGATCATAATACTGTAGATTATCCAAATCATtatcaaaatgaagaaaactatGCGAGTGGTAATGTAGGTAGTGATCAGAATGTAGGAAATTACGAGAATTGTGTTGGTTATGAATCTGGTATTGACCCGAATGTGCATGGTATCCATGATTCGAGCTATGTGAATTATGGGAGTGATAATGGCCTCGAAGATTACAGGCAATTTGGGTTGGGGGCAATGGTGCAACAGACAGATGGTTTTAGAGTGCCAAGGAAGAGAGCTAAAAATGAGATTCCAATTGAGATAGTTGAGGTAAAGCAAGAGGAGTTGATGAAGGATCGGCCACGTGAGGACCAGGTCAAGTTAACTGGAAAAGCATTTGGACCTTCTTATCTG GGTTGGGTTGCGTGGTTAAGATCTTTGGTTTCAGTCAAGAGGTTATAG
- the LOC123194672 gene encoding 26S proteasome non-ATPase regulatory subunit 11 homolog, with amino-acid sequence MSSSYLPATTDSIAQALEAENPSEAISILYRVLDSPSSSSEALRIKEQAITNLSDLLRDQNRAKELCNLLTQLRPFFSLIPKAKTAKIVRGIIDSVAKIPGTSDLQIALCRDMVQWTRAEKRTFLRQRVEARLAALLMENKEYSEALTLLTSLVKEVRRLDDKLLLVDIDLLESKLHFSLRNLPKAKAALTAARTAANAIYVPPAQQGTIDLQSGILHAEEKDYKTAYSYFFEAFEAFNALEDPRAVFSLKYMLLCKIMVSQADDVAGIISSKAGLQYVGPELDAMKAVADAHSKRSLKLFETALSDYKAQLEEDPIVHRHLSSLYDTLLEQNLCRLIEPYSRVEIAHIAELIELPVEHVEKKLSQMILDKKFAGTLDQGVGCLIIFEDPKADAIYPETLETISNMGKVVDSLFVRSAKIMA; translated from the coding sequence ATGTCTTCATCGTATCTTCCTGCAACAACAGACTCAATTGCTCAGGCTTTAGAAGCTGAAAACCCATCTGAGGCCATATCTATTCTTTACCGTGTTCTTGATAGTCCTTCTTCCTCTTCAGAAGCTCTACGCATAAAAGAACAGGCCATCACAAACCTCTCTGATCTTCTTAGGGATCAGAACCGGGCTAAGGAGCTTTGCAATCTTCTTACTCAGTTGAGACCCTTCTTTTCATTGATCCCCAAGGCTAAAACTGCAAAAATTGTCAGGGGAATTATTGATTCTGTTGCCAAGATTCCTGGAACATCTGATCTCCAAATTGCTCTCTGCAGAGATATGGTACAATGGACTCGTGCAGAAAAGCGTACATTCCTTAGACAGCGTGTTGAGGCAAGGCTTGCAGCACTTTTGATGGAAAATAAGGAGTACTCTGAAGCTTTAACTCTTCTTACAAGCTTGGTCAAAGAGGTGAGGAGATTGGATGACAAACTACTTCTTGTTGACATAGACTTGTTAGAAAGTAAGCTACATTTTTCATTAAGAAACCTTCCAAAAGCAAAAGCTGCCCTCACGGCTGCACGGACAGCTGCAAATGCTATATATGTGCCTCCAGCTCAACAAGGCACCATAGATTTGCAGAGTGGCATTCTTCATGCAGAGGAGAAGGATTATAAAACTGCTTATAGCTATTTCTTTGAAGCTTTTGAGGCTTTCAATGCTCTTGAAGACCCCAGGGCAGTTTTTAGTCTTAAGTACATGCTGCTGTGCAAGATCATGGTGAGCCAAGCTGATGATGTAGCTGGGATTATTTCTTCAAAGGCTGGCTTGCAATATGTGGGGCCAGAATTGGATGCTATGAAAGCTGTTGCTGATGCCCATTCAAAACGTTCTTTGAAACTATTTGAGACTGCTTTGAGTGATTACAAGGCTCAGCTAGAGGAAGATCCAATTGTTCACAGGCACCTTTCATCCCTGTATGACACACTTCTGGAACAAAACCTGTGCAGGTTGATTGAGCCTTACTCAAGGGTTGAGATTGCACACATCGCGGAACTGATTGAGTTGCCAGTAGAGCATGTAGAGAAAAAGTTGTCTCAAATGATTTTGGACAAGAAGTTTGCTGGGACCCTGGATCAGGGTGTTGGATGTCTCATCATATTTGAAGACCCCAAGGCAGATGCCATCTACCCGGAAACTTTGGAAACCATTTCCAACATGGGCAAGGTTGTGGACAGCCTCTTTGTGAGGTCCGCTAAGATAATGGCATGA
- the LOC123194673 gene encoding macrophage migration inhibitory factor homolog has product MPTLNLFTNVPVDAVIASDILKDATKAVAKIIGKPESYVMILINGGVPIAFAGTEAPAAYGELISIGGLGPTVNGKLSSIIAEILQTKLSIDASRFYIKFYDAQRPFFGFNGSTF; this is encoded by the exons ATGCCAACCTTAAATTTGTTCACAAATGTTCCAGTTGATGCTGTCATTGCTTCTGACATTCTCAAAGACGCCACTAAAGCTGTTGCTAAGATTATTGGCAAACCTGAATCT tatgtgatgattttgataaatggtgGAGTTCCAATTGCATTTGCTGGGACTGAAGCGCCAGCAGCTTATGGCGAATTGATATCAATTGGGGGCCTTGGCCCTACTGTTAATGGAAAATTGAGCTCAATCATTGCTGAGATTCTTCAAACTAAGCTTTCAATTGACGCCTCACgcttttatatcaaattttatgatgCTCAG CGCCCATTCTTTGGGTTTAATGGTTCAACTTTCTAA